The Chthoniobacterales bacterium genome includes a window with the following:
- a CDS encoding phage holin family protein → MRHFVIRWFITTVAVMVAASLLSGIRYDSVGALIGAALLLGILNAFVRPVLLILGAPLILLTLGFFILLVNGLMLYWVGSVVGGFHVDGYGSAFWGAIWIGIVSWLLSAFFRGSDGRVHVLTHHTQIKQVQGRVIEPGDKLQ, encoded by the coding sequence ATGCGACACTTTGTGATTCGCTGGTTTATCACGACGGTGGCGGTAATGGTCGCAGCGTCGTTGCTCAGCGGAATTCGATATGACAGCGTGGGAGCCCTGATCGGCGCGGCCTTACTCCTCGGCATCCTCAATGCCTTCGTGCGTCCGGTGTTGCTGATTCTGGGCGCCCCCTTGATTTTGCTGACGCTGGGATTTTTTATCCTGCTCGTGAACGGATTGATGCTGTATTGGGTGGGGAGCGTTGTGGGCGGATTTCACGTGGATGGCTACGGCAGCGCGTTCTGGGGAGCTATTTGGATCGGCATCGTCAGCTGGTTGTTGAGCGCCTTCTTTCGCGGAAGTGACGGGCGCGTTCATGTGTTGACGCATCATACGCAGATAAAACAGGTGCAGGGCCGAGTAATCGAACCGGGAGACAAACTCCAATGA
- a CDS encoding phosphoribosylanthranilate isomerase: MFDGGDDKFVRPRVKICGLTRAADAVAAIEFGADALGFNFFPGSRRYVPIGERDWIAALPEDVAKVAVLVDPDWNEAMAAAALPGIAALQLHGQETPEFCRRLAEEGIRFAKALPVSDEASVVEAPSFCTRTILLDSARAGEFGGSGRAFRWELAREFVKANPKLRVILAGGLTPENVADAVALVRPFGVDVTSGVESSERVKDHGRLRAFIAAARGA, translated from the coding sequence ATGTTTGACGGCGGGGACGACAAGTTCGTCAGGCCACGCGTCAAAATCTGCGGGTTAACCCGAGCCGCAGATGCGGTCGCGGCAATTGAGTTTGGAGCCGATGCTCTTGGCTTCAATTTTTTTCCAGGAAGCAGGCGATACGTCCCAATTGGGGAACGAGATTGGATTGCCGCGTTGCCAGAAGATGTCGCGAAGGTGGCTGTGCTGGTCGATCCAGATTGGAACGAAGCGATGGCGGCGGCGGCCCTGCCGGGGATTGCGGCACTTCAGTTGCATGGCCAGGAAACACCCGAGTTTTGCCGCCGGCTGGCAGAAGAGGGAATTCGTTTTGCCAAGGCCCTTCCCGTCTCGGACGAAGCTTCGGTGGTGGAAGCGCCCTCTTTTTGCACTCGGACGATTTTGCTGGATTCGGCGCGGGCCGGCGAATTCGGAGGAAGTGGGCGAGCCTTCAGGTGGGAGCTTGCGCGGGAATTCGTCAAAGCGAACCCGAAGCTTCGCGTAATCCTCGCGGGCGGCCTGACGCCGGAAAACGTAGCGGATGCAGTCGCCCTGGTCCGGCCTTTCGGGGTCGACGTCACCAGCGGAGTCGAGTCCTCGGAACGCGTCAAAGACCACGGCCGTCTCCGAGCGTTTATCGCTGCGGCCCGGGGCGCTTGA
- a CDS encoding sigma-70 family RNA polymerase sigma factor translates to MTIQTPEALFINMSGNEPSPPGRAQEDAEDVRLMQLVSRGDPAAFEKLVERHQRLVVGTVARMLGNNADAEDIAQQVFVRVWKSASRYVARAKFTTWLLKITRNLVFNELRRRSRHAQVPLHPDPEEEERPLRDEGAVAPDASLLEAELQQAIDAAIARLPETQRMAVILRRYEELSYEEIAEALDQSVSGVKSLLFRARTELRASLSRYLSG, encoded by the coding sequence GTGACCATTCAAACGCCCGAGGCTTTATTCATCAACATGTCCGGCAATGAACCAAGCCCGCCGGGGCGTGCCCAGGAGGACGCTGAGGATGTCCGGCTGATGCAGTTGGTCAGCAGGGGGGATCCGGCTGCGTTCGAGAAGCTTGTGGAACGGCACCAGCGGCTGGTGGTGGGGACGGTGGCCCGAATGCTGGGCAATAACGCCGACGCCGAGGACATCGCCCAGCAGGTCTTCGTGCGGGTCTGGAAAAGCGCGAGCCGTTATGTCGCCCGGGCGAAGTTTACGACCTGGTTGCTCAAGATTACGCGCAACCTGGTTTTCAACGAGTTACGCCGCCGATCCCGCCACGCCCAAGTGCCGCTGCACCCTGACCCGGAGGAGGAAGAGCGGCCGTTGAGGGACGAAGGGGCGGTGGCGCCGGATGCCTCGTTGCTGGAGGCGGAGCTGCAGCAGGCGATCGATGCCGCTATCGCGCGCCTGCCCGAAACTCAACGAATGGCGGTCATCCTCCGGCGTTACGAGGAGCTCAGCTACGAGGAGATCGCAGAGGCGCTCGATCAATCCGTCTCCGGGGTGAAAAGTCTCCTTTTTCGGGCCCGCACAGAATTGCGGGCGAGCCTGAGCCGCTACCTGTCGGGATAA
- the mqnE gene encoding aminofutalosine synthase MqnE — translation MNLSFIPQDLRSIAEKVEVGERISEAEALQLYRSNNLNALGLMASEVRARKNGNFATYIHNRYINYSNICILSCQFCAFAARKRDAHAFEFSIEEIVGSVRDALTLGITEVHMVGGLHPSLKQDWYLRLLRELRALDPDLVIKAFTAIEARHLAERVFKLPIKTTLELLREAGLGALTGGGAEIFDPAVRDEICRGKETAEEWAEVHRIWHGMGGRSTATMLYGHIETLAQRVDHLRQLRALQDETGGFTGFVPFAFEPQTPALAHIKRASAIEELRNLAVSRIYLDNFDHITAYWVSLGLPLAQIALSYGVDDLHGTIIEEKIFHMAGATTPQEQTVATLEHIIREAGREPVQRDSFYRHLPKKRTAAAAPPAEESELVYA, via the coding sequence ATGAATCTATCCTTTATTCCGCAGGATCTTCGGTCAATCGCCGAAAAGGTCGAGGTCGGGGAGCGCATTTCGGAAGCCGAGGCTCTCCAGCTGTATCGCTCAAACAATCTCAATGCGCTGGGTCTCATGGCGAGCGAAGTTCGTGCGCGGAAGAACGGAAACTTCGCGACCTACATTCACAATCGCTACATCAATTATTCGAACATCTGCATTCTCTCCTGTCAGTTCTGCGCTTTTGCCGCACGGAAGCGGGACGCGCATGCCTTTGAGTTCTCGATCGAGGAAATCGTCGGCTCCGTTCGCGATGCGCTTACGCTCGGAATTACGGAAGTGCACATGGTCGGCGGGCTGCACCCGAGTTTGAAACAGGATTGGTATCTGCGGCTCCTGCGCGAACTGCGCGCGCTCGATCCGGATTTGGTCATCAAAGCTTTCACCGCGATCGAGGCCCGGCACCTGGCCGAACGCGTCTTCAAGTTGCCAATCAAGACGACGCTGGAGCTGTTGCGCGAGGCAGGCCTCGGAGCGCTCACCGGCGGCGGCGCGGAGATTTTTGATCCTGCGGTTCGTGACGAAATCTGCCGCGGGAAAGAGACGGCGGAAGAGTGGGCGGAAGTTCATCGCATTTGGCATGGCATGGGCGGCCGCAGCACGGCGACCATGCTTTACGGGCATATCGAGACCCTGGCGCAGCGGGTCGATCATCTGCGCCAACTGCGTGCGCTGCAGGATGAGACCGGCGGGTTCACCGGATTTGTGCCATTTGCTTTCGAGCCGCAAACGCCGGCGCTGGCGCACATCAAGCGGGCTTCGGCCATCGAAGAGCTCCGCAATCTCGCGGTCAGCCGAATCTACCTGGATAATTTCGATCACATCACGGCCTACTGGGTTTCGCTTGGACTTCCGCTGGCCCAGATCGCGCTCAGTTACGGCGTTGATGATTTGCATGGCACGATCATCGAAGAAAAAATCTTCCACATGGCCGGCGCGACGACGCCGCAGGAACAAACGGTCGCCACGCTCGAGCACATTATTCGCGAAGCCGGCCGCGAACCGGTCCAGCGAGACAGCTTCTATCGACATCTGCCCAAGAAAAGAACGGCCGCGGCGGCTCCACCCGCCGAGGAGTCCGAACTGGTTTACGCCTGA